In a single window of the Elaeis guineensis isolate ETL-2024a chromosome 4, EG11, whole genome shotgun sequence genome:
- the LOC105042791 gene encoding LOW QUALITY PROTEIN: DEAD-box ATP-dependent RNA helicase 47A (The sequence of the model RefSeq protein was modified relative to this genomic sequence to represent the inferred CDS: inserted 1 base in 1 codon), with product MLAFASTRSYFFLGDSLRKLSVSRIVGFHKTAWFRTRSDSESGSLTLSNLGFKCEVDSRKKENFVDLGSSKSVTKVSSGKVKAVRNGLSKAGRTKNTPKIDEALFSAKTFGELGLSPLLIDRLEKECLTVPTDVQSAAIPTILQKHDVVIQSYTGSGKTLAYLLPILSEVGPLKKPVDGNLSDLKPGIEAVIVAPSRELGMQIVREVEKLLGPADKKLVQQLVGGANRSRQEEALKKNKPAIIVGTPGRIAEISASGKLRTHGCRFLVLDEVDQLLSFNYREDMHRILEHVGRRSGAKTSDILGPLARRSERQTILVSATVPFSVIRAARSWXRDPLLVRAKSVVPLDSVSVPQPTSFASNSDAISSSGSTTQGVADSLPPALEHYYCVSKVQHKVDTLRRCVHALDAKMVIVFMNHTKPLKDVVFKLEARGMKAAELHGDLGKLARSTTLKKFKDGELRVLVTNELSARGLDVPECDLVVNLDLPTDSVHYAHRAGRTGRLGRKGSVVTICEEPEVFVVKKLRRQLGVDIQQCEFTEGKLNICKEEEVEKIAEAMR from the exons ATGCTTGCTTTTGCATCTACACGCTCATATTTCTTTTTGGGAGACTCACTGAGGAAATTGTCAGTATCCAGGATCGTTGGATTCCACAAAACTGCTTGGTTCAGAACTAGATCTGATAGTGAAAGTGGTTCACTTACCCTTTCAAATCTTGGGTTTAAATGTGAGGTTGATTCcaggaagaaagaaaattttGTTGATCTTGGCAGTTCGAAGTCAGTGACAAAAGTTTCTTCAGGTAAAGTTAAAGCAGTTAGGAACGGCTTGTCTAAGGCAGGGAGAACAAAAAATACACCAAAAATAGATGAAGCCCTCTTTTCTGCCAAGACATTTGGTGAGCTGGGACTGTCACCACTGCTGATTGATCGGTTAGAGAAGGAATGTCTGACTGTTCCAACTGATGTGCAGTCTGCTGCTATTCCTACCATTTTACAGAAACATGATGTTGTTATTCAGTCGTATACTGGATCTGGAAAGACGCTTGCTTACCTTCTCCCCATACTCTCTGAAGTAGGCCCATTGAAGAAGCCTGTGGATGGAAACCTTTCTGACCTGAAGCCAGGCATAGAAGCAGTCATCGTTGCTCCTTCAAGGGAGCTAGGAATGCAGATAGTAAGAGAGGTGGAGAAACTGTTGGGTCCTGCAGATAAGAAGCTTGTTCAGCAACTTGTGGGGGGTGCAAACCGTTCAAGACAAGAAGAAGCTCTGAAGAAGAATAAGCCAGCCATTATTGTTGGGACACCAGGGCGTATTGCAGAGATCTCAGCATCTGGGAAGCTTCGTACACATGGATGTCGTTTCCTTGTACTTGATGAAGTTGACCAACTTTTATCATTCAATTACCGGGAGGATATGCACAGAATACTGGAGCATGTTGGAAGGAGGTCTGGTGCTAAAACGAGTGATATACTAGGCCCACTTGCCAGGCGGTCTGAACGTCAGACGATCCTGGTGTCAGCAACAGTACCATTTTCAGTTATACGAGCAGCCAGGAGCT GACGAGATCCTCTTCTTGTCAGGGCTAAGAGTGTAGTACCTCTTGATTCAGTTTCTGTTCCACAACCTACCTCTTTTGCATCCAATTCTGATGCTATCTCGAGCTCAGGCTCAACAACTCAAGGAGTAGCTGATAGCTTACCACCGGCCTTAGAACATTACTACTGTGTTTCCAAGGTTCAACACAAAGTTGACACATTAAGAAGATGTGTTCATGCCTTAGATGCAAAGATGGTGATTGTTTTTATGAACCACACCAAGCCTCTAAAGGATGTTGTCTTTAAGCTTGAGGCTCGTGGGATGAAGGCTGCTGAGCTGCATGGTGATCTCGGCAAACTTGCAAGATCAACAACTCTAAAGAAATTCAAGGATGGTGAACTGAGAGTTTTGGTAACAAATGAGTTGTCTGCGAGGGGACTTGATGTACCTGAATGCGATCTTGTGGTGAATTTGGATCTTCCAACAGACTCAGTTCACTATGCCCATCGAGCAGGTCGAACTGGCCGACTTGGTCGAAAGGGAAGTGTGGTCACAATATGTGAAGAGCCTGAGGTTTTTGTTGTGAAAAAGTTGCGGAGGCAGCTTGGTGTAGACATCCAGCAGTGTGAATTTACAGAGGGTAAGCTTAATATATGCAAAGAAGAAGAAGTGGAGAAGATAGCAGAGGCAATGAGGTAA